The sequence below is a genomic window from Silene latifolia isolate original U9 population chromosome 7, ASM4854445v1, whole genome shotgun sequence.
ACCAAACTCTACAAATCGCTATGTCGGAATTTACTACAACAAGCTTCCTGTGATTCATGTAATATGGGTTGCAAACAGGAACAACCCATTGACCGACTCTTCGGGTTCAATCCAAATTTCCGAGGGTGGAAATGTTCAGGTAGTAAATGGTCAGAAACATATCCTTTGGTCATCAAATATTACACAGGTGGCCACTAATTCAACCAAAGCTCAACTTCTCGATTCTGGGAACCTCGTATTGCTTGCGCCGAATAATACGATTATATGGCAGAGTTTTGATCATCCCTCTGACACTATTTTGCCACATATGACTCTCATACATCACAAAGATACTCGTGAAAATGCTGTTGTTCGGTCATGGAAAAGCCCTTCAGATCCTTCTGACGGAAGGTTTTTCCTAGACTTTGGTCCTACTATTCTTCCTGAATTATATATTTGGGACAATGATCGCCGACATTTTAGAGGCGGACCATGGAACGGTAACATGTTCATTGGAATCCAAGTTAATTTCCCTGACTTCCAAAGTCTTAGCATTCAGAATGACGGTCAAGGCAATATCACTGCAGAGTATTCTCACCCTGTGTTTCCGTTGTCAAACTATGAAATATCCTACCAAGGAACGCTCCTGCAACAGTATTGGGATGATAGTAATACTAAGGGAGATTGGAAAGTCCTATTCCAAGCCCCAGACAATGACTGTGATTTTTATGGCAAGTGCGGAGCTTTTGGAAGCTGCAACTCTAAGAATTCTCCAATCTGTAAATGTCTGAAGGGGTTCGAGCCAAAAGATAAAGAAGAGTGGAAAAAAGGAAACTGGAGTAGTGGGTGTACCCGGATGAAGCAATTGCTCTGTGGAATAGAAGGTGCAAAGGAGGACGGGTTTTTAAGGCTCCGACAGATGAAAGTACCTGCAGATAATAATTGGTTACAGGGATTAGATCAAGACACCTGCAGAAGCCAATGCTTGGCAAACTGTACATGTTCTGCTTATGCATATACAACTGGCGTGGGATGTATGAGTTGGACTGGAACGTTGATCGACATACAACAGTTTTCAACTACTGGCGTGGATCTTTACCTTCGGCTACCACATTCCGAGCTAGGTATGTTTTCTTTTAAATATTAAAATTTACATTCAGAGATATGTACATGTTTCTGTAAGTATTAAAATCCAGCCGAATGGCACACTACTGACACTAGACTCTCTACACCTCTTATGCTATGAAGTAGGGTCATTTTGACACAATCTTTTTGCGTAACACAATATAAGGGTACTGCCGGTACTCATGGGTGGGGTTATTTTTGGCGCTAGGGTAATGTTGTTATAGTTTAAGAGAGTTTTGATGCTGAAATGACATTCTTTTCTACAGGTAAtagcaaaaaaataaaaataattgtcGGAGTCACAGTCGCTTCAGGAATTGCCACACTAGTTGCTATAGGGTACTTCTACTACTACAGGAGGAAAGCTAAACGAGGTGACATCAAAATCAAAACCCTTATTATATACTCCAAGCCTTGGATATAACTAACAGTAACTTGCGTTTTTGAAATGATATGCAGAAAGGAACAAAACGTTGTTAGATATCCTAGAGGGCGATAATAGATTTGAAGAGCTACCATTGTTTAAATTTGGAGAAATTGCAGTTGCAACGAACAATTTCCAAGAGAGTAATAAGCTTGGACAAGGAGGATTTGGTCCAGTGTACAGGGTAGGGGTTGCCTGGAACTGTGTGCAAACTATTCATGCATCTCTCTGGAGGAGCCTAATTATCTGTTTAATCGCAGGGGACGCTGGAAAATAAACTGGAAGTAGCAGTAAAAAGACTATCAGGAACCTCTAGGCAAGGGGTGGAAGAATTCATGAATGAAGTGCTGGTGATCTCTAAACTTCAGCACCGAAATCTTGTCAAACTATTAGGCTGCTGTGTGGAAGGCCAAGAAAGACTGCTCATTTATGAGTATTTGCCCAACAAAAGTTTGGATGCCTTTCTTTTCGGTATGTGACATCTTGCCATACTACTATAACTTTCCTGAATATTTTCATCTCATACTACAAATGGGCTCACTAGATGCGACTGATCAGATCCCCAGAAGAAAGGAATCCTTGACTGGAAGAAACGTTTCAATATCATAGAAGGGATATGTCGAGGCCTTCTTTACCTTCATCGAGATTCCCGACTGAAGATCATTCACAGAGATCTCAAGGCTAGTAACATTTTACTTGATGAGAAACTAAACCCTAAAATTTCGGATTTTGGCATGGCACGGATATTTGGAGGTGACCAAAATCAAGCTGATACCACAAGAGTTGCTGGAACATAGTGAGTTTCTCATATACCGTATTCTTTGGTTCTTAATCATCTTATCCCCGAGACTAAGGAGAGTGTCCACTATAGTTCTCAGATTCACAGCCTCATTACTTAATGCAGCGGTTACATGCCTCCAGAGTATGCAATTGAAGGGCGTTTTTCTGAAAAATCAGATGTTTTTAGCTATGGAGTAGTATTGCTAGAGATAATAACTGGCAAAAAGACTCAATGGTATGATGAGGAGTCCTCGAACCTTCTAGGATATGTAAGTCCTGCCTAGAACTATGCCCTTATTTATTCTTCACTTTCCCCTCTTATATACCTCATTAACTGACATTTAGACTTCTAATATGTAGGTATGGAAGCAATGGAGTGAAGACAAAGTCCTTTCCTTGGTTGATCCATTAATAGACTTTCAAGGTTTTGAAGCACAGATATCAAAATGCATACATGTCGGGCTTCTTTGCGTACAAAAATATGCTGACGATAGGCCGGACATATCTGCTGTCATCTCAATGCTTACTGCTGAAACTACTGCACACTTTCGACAGCCAAAACCACCAGGTTTTACTAGATTATTGCGTATTTCAGCAAATACCAGTTCGCAGAGCCACCTGGCAAGTTCCAAGAATGATCTTTCCTTCACAACTATAAGTGGTCGGTAGGGGATGGGTTAAACGGTTCTAAAATAATCAAAGGTTTTGACACAAAAACTTATGATCGTCCTTCACTAATTTGTGTAAATGTGTAGCAGAAAATGTTGATTATTCACAAGTAGTTTAACTGTTTAAGCATGGGGCAATGACTAATGTTTCAACTCTCAACTTCAGAGTATTCCTCATGTACTTTGGCAGGCTATACTTTCAGCACTTCATATAGATACTAGTAAATTGAGTGTTTAATACTCGGTTCATCTAATTTATATTATCCCCTTTTGACCATTAACCTCAAAGGCTACAACAGAATAGCTCAGTAAGAAGGATCGAATATACGCAGCCTTACCCCTCTGCTAACCAAAAGAGGCAGTTTTTAGATGATCTATGCAGAAAACGGCGTTGAACATGAATTTCCCACTGATTCTCAATATAATTGGCTTAGTTCTTTGGATAAAAACACAATCTTTTTTGGAGGTATTCTGATTTCTGATATTCAGGCTTGCCAAAAATTAATAGCCAATCAAGCATGCTAACTTGGTGAGAAAGAAGCGAAAAATAGATAGATACGGAGTGATCAATTATTCCACACTTTAGATCAGGAGTTATCATCATAGATGGTAAATGTAAAGGTACCTCTCCATTTCCGAGGTTGAATCCTAATAATCACATTAACTGAACTATTTTACACTATGTTACTCCGACTGCATGTGCTGCAAAAGCCTGCAAGTGTCGGATACAGTTATTTTACACaaactttt
It includes:
- the LOC141592984 gene encoding G-type lectin S-receptor-like serine/threonine-protein kinase SD1-13 isoform X1; this encodes MSFLRLLFFLPLCLRICDALDSITTTNFINDSGSIVSDNGTFKLSFFSPPNSTNRYVGIYYNKLPVIHVIWVANRNNPLTDSSGSIQISEGGNVQVVNGQKHILWSSNITQVATNSTKAQLLDSGNLVLLAPNNTIIWQSFDHPSDTILPHMTLIHHKDTRENAVVRSWKSPSDPSDGRFFLDFGPTILPELYIWDNDRRHFRGGPWNGNMFIGIQVNFPDFQSLSIQNDGQGNITAEYSHPVFPLSNYEISYQGTLLQQYWDDSNTKGDWKVLFQAPDNDCDFYGKCGAFGSCNSKNSPICKCLKGFEPKDKEEWKKGNWSSGCTRMKQLLCGIEGAKEDGFLRLRQMKVPADNNWLQGLDQDTCRSQCLANCTCSAYAYTTGVGCMSWTGTLIDIQQFSTTGVDLYLRLPHSELGNSKKIKIIVGVTVASGIATLVAIGYFYYYRRKAKRERNKTLLDILEGDNRFEELPLFKFGEIAVATNNFQESNKLGQGGFGPVYRGTLENKLEVAVKRLSGTSRQGVEEFMNEVLVISKLQHRNLVKLLGCCVEGQERLLIYEYLPNKSLDAFLFDPQKKGILDWKKRFNIIEGICRGLLYLHRDSRLKIIHRDLKASNILLDEKLNPKISDFGMARIFGGDQNQADTTRVAGTYGYMPPEYAIEGRFSEKSDVFSYGVVLLEIITGKKTQWYDEESSNLLGYVWKQWSEDKVLSLVDPLIDFQGFEAQISKCIHVGLLCVQKYADDRPDISAVISMLTAETTAHFRQPKPPGFTRLLRISANTSSQSHLASSKNDLSFTTISGR
- the LOC141592984 gene encoding G-type lectin S-receptor-like serine/threonine-protein kinase SD1-13 isoform X2, which codes for MSFLRLLFFLPLCLRICDALDSITTTNFINDSGSIVSDNGTFKLSFFSPPNSTNRYVGIYYNKLPVIHVIWVANRNNPLTDSSGSIQISEGGNVQVVNGQKHILWSSNITQVATNSTKAQLLDSGNLVLLAPNNTIIWQSFDHPSDTILPHMTLIHHKDTRENAVVRSWKSPSDPSDGRFFLDFGPTILPELYIWDNDRRHFRGGPWNGNMFIGIQVNFPDFQSLSIQNDGQGNITAEYSHPVFPLSNYEISYQGTLLQQYWDDSNTKGDWKVLFQAPDNDCDFYGKCGAFGSCNSKNSPICKCLKGFEPKDKEEWKKGNWSSGCTRMKQLLCGIEGAKEDGFLRLRQMKVPADNNWLQGLDQDTCRSQCLANCTCSAYAYTTGVGCMSWTGTLIDIQQFSTTGVDLYLRLPHSELGNSKKIKIIVGVTVASGIATLVAIGYFYYYRRKAKRERNKTLLDILEGDNRFEELPLFKFGEIAVATNNFQESNKLGQGGFGPVYRGTLENKLEVAVKRLSGTSRQGVEEFMNEVLVISKLQHRNLVKLLGCCVEGQERLLIYEYLPNKSLDAFLFDPQKKGILDWKKRFNIIEGICRGLLYLHRDSRLKIIHRDLKASNILLDEKLNPKISDFGMARIFGGDQNQADTTRVAGTYSQIHSLIT